One Amycolatopsis sp. NBC_00355 genomic window carries:
- a CDS encoding ABC transporter permease has translation MRFLGKKLMFYAVALLAALSLNFLIPRLAPGNPVDAVLARQSSMAPVSPEARHSLELLLGVNDQPLWQQYLRYLGQIFSGDLGRSVTFFPAPVGDIIGQALPWTLGLVGVATVVSFTLGISLGALAGWFRRGVVDSLVAGSTMLAAIPYFWLALAALYFLSAGLGWFPLGLGYDVEIEPGWSGEFVGNVGYHALLPALTIVVSSLAGWLLGMRNMMVSTMGEDYVVTAQAKGLSLRRVMVTYAARNAVLPSVSGVAVSLGFVVGGAIVTEAVFSYPGIGFTLLQAVRNSDYPLMQGIFLIITLAVLGANLLVDLLYAVIDPRVRTTAKAGAR, from the coding sequence ATGCGGTTCCTCGGCAAGAAACTGATGTTCTACGCGGTGGCCCTGCTCGCGGCGCTGTCGCTGAACTTCCTCATCCCCCGCCTCGCGCCGGGCAACCCGGTGGACGCGGTGCTGGCCCGGCAGTCGTCGATGGCGCCGGTCTCCCCGGAGGCCCGGCACTCGCTGGAACTGCTGCTGGGTGTGAACGACCAGCCGCTGTGGCAGCAGTACCTGCGCTACCTCGGGCAGATCTTCTCCGGCGACCTCGGCCGCTCGGTGACGTTCTTCCCGGCGCCGGTCGGCGACATCATCGGCCAGGCCCTGCCGTGGACGCTGGGCCTGGTCGGCGTGGCGACGGTCGTGTCGTTCACGCTCGGCATCTCCCTCGGCGCGCTGGCCGGCTGGTTCCGCCGCGGCGTCGTGGACTCGCTCGTCGCGGGCTCCACGATGCTCGCCGCCATCCCGTACTTCTGGCTCGCGCTGGCCGCGTTGTACTTCCTTTCGGCCGGCCTCGGCTGGTTCCCGCTCGGCCTCGGCTACGACGTCGAGATCGAGCCCGGCTGGTCGGGCGAGTTCGTCGGCAACGTCGGCTACCACGCGCTGCTGCCGGCCCTCACGATCGTCGTCAGCTCGCTGGCCGGGTGGCTGCTGGGGATGCGGAACATGATGGTCTCCACGATGGGCGAGGACTACGTCGTCACGGCGCAGGCGAAAGGCCTCAGCCTGCGGCGGGTGATGGTCACCTACGCCGCCCGCAACGCCGTCCTGCCGAGCGTCTCCGGCGTCGCGGTGTCGCTCGGGTTCGTCGTCGGCGGCGCGATCGTCACCGAAGCCGTGTTCTCCTACCCCGGCATCGGGTTCACGCTGCTGCAGGCGGTCCGCAACAGCGACTACCCGCTGATGCAGGGCATCTTCCTGATCATCACCCTCGCGGTGCTCGGCGCGAACCTGCTGGTCGACCTGCTCTACGCGGTCATCGACCCGCGCGTGCGCACCACGGCGAAAGCGGGTGCCCGATGA
- a CDS encoding ABC transporter substrate-binding protein, which yields MKAGRHRRLLAPAAVVLTLGLALSSCSSTATGTDGVIITANTGASGAFVRNFNPFLPNQAQAGYGGTIYESLLFFDMAERRPPVPQLATAATFSPDGRTLTVTTRDGVKWQDGQAFTAQDVAFTFDAMIKHPELNTNGLTLAAATAPDDHTAKITFAQPAFNQLWGAAGRTLIVPKHIWEKIADPATELNANPVGTGPFTLDAFSPQTFLLKKNPGYWEQGKPAIDGVRFISFSDNTSANQSLLAGKIDWGNTFVPDPEKNWVAKDPKTHLVPSAGIYQTSLVPNLTTWPTNDLAVRQAMNLALDRKRIVETVYFGIAKVPSPELLQTPRDDGFRITGPVTRDPAAARAALEKAGYTRGADGVYVDKGGRRLEISIKVVTGYTDYIQALQLMQQQLAEAGITLTVQQVSSAQFNSDRSTGTFQLLIDGLGGKPDPYQLYNQVLASATTAPIGQKAASNWSRFSDPQVDAALSAMAGTDDEAVLKQRAQEIARVMLDKLPYVPIFQNSPNATFLATKVTGWPTDDNAYALSRADSYPDTGFVAKNLKPVG from the coding sequence ATGAAGGCCGGAAGGCACCGCCGCCTGCTCGCCCCCGCCGCCGTCGTCCTCACGCTCGGCCTCGCCCTGAGTTCGTGCTCCAGCACCGCGACCGGCACCGACGGCGTGATCATCACCGCGAACACCGGCGCGTCGGGCGCGTTCGTCCGCAACTTCAACCCGTTCCTGCCCAACCAGGCCCAGGCGGGGTACGGCGGCACGATCTACGAGTCGCTGCTGTTCTTCGACATGGCCGAGCGGCGCCCGCCGGTGCCGCAGCTGGCCACGGCGGCGACCTTCTCCCCCGACGGCCGGACGCTCACCGTCACCACCCGCGACGGCGTCAAGTGGCAGGACGGCCAGGCGTTCACCGCCCAGGACGTCGCCTTCACGTTCGACGCCATGATCAAGCACCCCGAGCTGAACACCAACGGGCTGACGCTGGCCGCCGCGACCGCGCCGGACGACCACACCGCGAAGATCACCTTCGCCCAGCCGGCGTTCAACCAGCTGTGGGGCGCGGCGGGCCGCACCCTGATCGTGCCGAAGCACATCTGGGAGAAGATCGCGGACCCGGCCACCGAGCTCAACGCGAACCCGGTCGGCACCGGGCCGTTCACCCTCGATGCGTTCTCCCCGCAGACCTTCCTGCTCAAGAAGAACCCGGGCTACTGGGAGCAGGGCAAGCCGGCCATCGACGGCGTGCGGTTCATCTCCTTCAGCGACAACACGAGCGCGAACCAATCGCTGCTGGCCGGCAAGATCGACTGGGGCAACACCTTCGTGCCCGACCCGGAGAAGAACTGGGTCGCCAAGGACCCCAAGACCCATCTGGTCCCCTCGGCCGGGATCTACCAGACCAGCCTCGTGCCGAACCTGACGACCTGGCCGACGAACGACCTCGCCGTGCGGCAGGCGATGAACCTGGCCCTGGACCGCAAACGCATCGTCGAAACCGTCTACTTCGGCATCGCGAAGGTGCCGAGCCCCGAGCTGCTGCAGACCCCGCGGGACGACGGCTTCCGGATCACCGGCCCGGTCACCCGCGACCCCGCCGCCGCGCGGGCCGCCCTGGAGAAGGCCGGTTACACCCGCGGCGCGGACGGCGTCTACGTCGACAAGGGCGGCCGGCGCCTCGAGATCTCGATCAAGGTCGTCACCGGTTACACCGACTACATCCAGGCCCTGCAGCTGATGCAGCAGCAGCTCGCCGAAGCCGGGATCACCCTGACCGTGCAACAGGTTTCGAGCGCCCAGTTCAACTCCGACCGCTCCACCGGCACCTTCCAGCTCCTCATCGACGGCCTCGGCGGCAAGCCGGACCCGTATCAGCTCTACAACCAGGTGCTCGCCTCGGCGACCACCGCGCCGATCGGGCAGAAAGCCGCGTCGAACTGGTCACGCTTCTCCGACCCGCAGGTCGACGCCGCGCTGAGCGCGATGGCCGGCACCGACGACGAGGCCGTGCTCAAGCAGCGCGCCCAGGAGATCGCCCGCGTCATGCTCGACAAGCTGCCCTACGTGCCGATCTTCCAGAACAGCCCGAACGCGACGTTCCTCGCCACGAAGGTCACCGGCTGGCCCACCGACGACAACGCCTACGCGCTCTCACGCGCCGACAGCTACCCCGACACCGGGTTCGTCGCCAAGAACCTGAAGCCGGTCGGGTAA
- a CDS encoding LacI family DNA-binding transcriptional regulator — translation MKRLTISDIADAAGVSTGAVSYALNGKPGVSAATRERVLEIADRMGWRPSTAARALTRSRSGAIGLIVDRPAQVLGIEPFFMQLVSGIEMALRSDPSTALMLAVTDDRDAEIETYRRWWAERRVDGVIVVDLHENDIRTGVLAEIGLPAVALGYPESAEVPCVWADDAAPMEEAVGYLAALGHRRIARVAGPDRFAHTLRRDEAFTKAAGTHRLEWSKTVHGDYSGDSGARAARRLLSERDRATAVIFDNDVMALSAMAAAQEMGVSVPEQLSIVSWDDSALCQLVRPAVTALDRHITQHGVLAIETLNEILAVGAAGHVQAPAPILMPRASTGRAPSDR, via the coding sequence ATGAAGCGGCTGACCATCTCGGACATCGCGGACGCGGCCGGGGTGTCGACGGGGGCGGTGTCCTACGCGCTCAACGGGAAGCCCGGCGTGTCGGCGGCCACGCGCGAGCGCGTGCTGGAGATCGCCGACCGGATGGGCTGGCGGCCCAGCACCGCCGCCCGCGCGCTGACCCGGTCCCGCTCCGGCGCGATCGGGCTGATCGTCGACCGGCCCGCCCAGGTGCTGGGCATCGAGCCGTTCTTCATGCAACTGGTCTCCGGCATCGAAATGGCGTTGCGCTCGGACCCGTCGACGGCGTTGATGCTGGCCGTCACCGACGACCGGGACGCCGAGATCGAGACCTACCGCCGCTGGTGGGCCGAGCGGCGCGTCGACGGCGTCATCGTGGTCGACCTGCACGAGAACGACATCCGCACCGGCGTGCTGGCCGAGATCGGGCTGCCCGCCGTCGCGCTCGGCTACCCGGAGTCGGCCGAGGTGCCGTGCGTGTGGGCCGACGACGCGGCGCCGATGGAGGAGGCGGTCGGCTACCTCGCGGCGCTCGGGCACCGGCGGATCGCCCGGGTCGCCGGCCCGGACCGGTTCGCGCACACACTGCGCCGCGACGAGGCGTTCACCAAGGCGGCCGGGACGCACCGGCTGGAGTGGTCGAAGACCGTCCACGGCGACTACTCGGGCGACAGCGGCGCCCGGGCCGCGCGGCGGCTGCTGTCGGAGCGCGACCGCGCGACGGCGGTGATCTTCGACAACGACGTGATGGCGCTGTCGGCGATGGCCGCGGCCCAGGAGATGGGCGTCTCGGTGCCCGAGCAGCTGTCCATCGTGTCCTGGGACGACTCGGCGCTGTGTCAGCTGGTCCGCCCGGCCGTGACCGCGCTGGACCGGCACATCACCCAGCACGGCGTGCTGGCGATCGAGACGCTCAACGAGATCCTGGCCGTCGGCGCGGCCGGGCACGTCCAGGCGCCGGCGCCGATCCTGATGCCCCGGGCGAGCACCGGCCGCGCTCCGTCGGACCGCTGA
- a CDS encoding threonine ammonia-lyase — MTTVPRTRLDLTRIEAARRVIDPVFLDTPLYPCDPLGQALGCRVSVKLETANPVRSFKGRGTEVVVSGLSGPAAVCASAGNLGQALAWSARGRGVAVTVVASRSAPAVKLERIRALGARLELVDGDFDEARERAVAIAGHDGIRLVEDSLDLETCEGAATIGLELLDTPFDAVLIALGGGAMATGIGHVLKSRAPGVEVVCVQPAGAPAMTRSWHERRVVTTESTSTIADGVAGRRPIREVLDDLLVVADDAVLVREESIVAGMRLLLEHAGLVVEPSAALGVAAVLENRARFAGRHVAVVVCGGNVDLPAYHRWLGNGLP, encoded by the coding sequence ATGACGACCGTGCCGCGGACGCGTCTCGACCTCACCCGCATCGAGGCGGCCCGCCGGGTGATCGACCCCGTCTTCCTCGACACCCCGCTCTACCCCTGCGATCCCCTCGGGCAGGCGCTCGGCTGCCGGGTGAGCGTCAAGCTCGAGACGGCGAACCCGGTGCGCAGCTTCAAAGGCCGCGGCACCGAGGTCGTCGTGAGCGGCCTGAGCGGACCGGCCGCGGTCTGCGCCAGCGCGGGCAACCTCGGCCAGGCCCTCGCCTGGTCCGCGCGGGGCCGCGGGGTGGCCGTCACGGTCGTCGCGTCCCGGTCCGCGCCCGCGGTCAAGCTCGAGCGCATCCGCGCGCTGGGCGCCCGCCTGGAGCTGGTCGACGGCGACTTCGACGAGGCGCGGGAGCGGGCCGTGGCCATCGCCGGGCACGACGGGATCCGGCTGGTCGAGGACAGCCTGGACCTCGAGACGTGCGAAGGCGCGGCGACGATCGGCCTGGAGCTGCTGGACACGCCGTTCGACGCCGTCCTGATCGCGCTCGGCGGCGGCGCGATGGCCACCGGGATCGGCCACGTCCTGAAGTCCCGCGCACCCGGCGTCGAAGTCGTCTGCGTCCAGCCGGCGGGCGCACCGGCGATGACCCGCTCCTGGCACGAACGGCGGGTCGTCACGACGGAGTCGACCAGCACCATCGCCGACGGCGTCGCCGGACGGCGGCCGATCCGGGAAGTCCTCGACGACCTCCTCGTCGTCGCCGACGACGCGGTCCTGGTGCGGGAGGAGTCGATCGTCGCCGGGATGCGGCTGCTGCTGGAGCACGCCGGGCTGGTCGTCGAACCGTCGGCGGCGCTGGGGGTCGCGGCGGTGCTCGAGAACCGCGCCCGCTTCGCCGGCCGGCACGTGGCCGTCGTCGTCTGCGGCGGCAACGTCGACCTGCCCGCCTACCACCGCTGGCTCGGGAACGGCCTCCCGTAG
- a CDS encoding phosphate signaling complex PhoU family protein: MREGFHDDLARLSELLATMCDLAATAIRQATEALLNADLRVAEEVIAADSALDAHRSRCEEDAYSLLALQAPVAGDLRQVLAVVYCAERIERMGDLAAHVADSARYAHPDHAVPAELNPTFLRMGELTAGMAEGVATQIRTGAGGSYRDLREADEAVDSLHADLLSGMTGAGWDHGHGEAVAAALATRFYERFADQTVSVAKRLEFANTGDLPG, translated from the coding sequence GTGCGAGAAGGATTTCACGACGACCTGGCCCGCCTGAGCGAGCTGCTGGCGACCATGTGCGACCTGGCGGCGACGGCGATCCGGCAGGCCACCGAGGCCTTGCTCAACGCCGACCTCAGAGTCGCCGAGGAGGTCATCGCCGCCGACTCCGCACTCGACGCGCACCGCTCGCGGTGCGAGGAGGACGCCTACTCGCTGCTGGCGCTGCAGGCCCCGGTCGCCGGTGATCTGCGGCAGGTCCTGGCGGTGGTCTACTGCGCGGAACGCATCGAGCGGATGGGCGACCTGGCCGCGCACGTCGCCGACAGCGCGCGCTACGCCCACCCCGACCACGCCGTGCCCGCGGAGCTGAACCCGACGTTCCTGCGGATGGGCGAGCTCACCGCCGGCATGGCCGAGGGCGTCGCGACCCAGATCCGCACCGGGGCCGGCGGCAGCTACCGCGACCTGCGCGAAGCGGACGAAGCCGTCGATTCGCTGCACGCCGACCTGTTGTCCGGCATGACGGGCGCCGGCTGGGACCACGGCCACGGCGAGGCCGTCGCGGCGGCCTTGGCCACGCGCTTCTACGAGCGCTTCGCCGACCAGACCGTCTCCGTGGCCAAGCGGCTCGAATTCGCCAACACCGGAGATCTCCCCGGTTAG
- a CDS encoding DUF47 domain-containing protein, producing MRFTPRGTKFFDLLTDAARNLVTATALLRDLVAAEPADRESIAGRLHEVEHQGDELMHTIMVELNSSFVTPFDREDIQALASKIDDVLDFMDTAADLAVLYRIQAFPPGVDLLVQALGRCAELTAEAMPGLAKVGELEPYWIEVNELENEADRIYRRVLAQLFEPGADALEVLKTKEVVEQFELAADAFEHVADVVQTIAVKES from the coding sequence ATGCGCTTCACCCCACGGGGCACGAAGTTCTTCGACCTGCTGACCGACGCGGCGAGGAACCTCGTGACCGCCACGGCGCTGCTGCGCGACCTCGTCGCCGCGGAGCCCGCCGACCGGGAGTCGATCGCGGGCCGGCTGCACGAGGTCGAACACCAGGGTGACGAGCTCATGCACACGATCATGGTCGAGCTCAACAGCTCGTTCGTCACGCCGTTCGACCGCGAGGACATCCAGGCGCTCGCCTCGAAGATCGACGACGTGCTGGACTTCATGGACACCGCCGCCGACCTGGCCGTGCTCTACCGGATCCAGGCGTTCCCACCCGGCGTCGACCTGCTGGTGCAGGCGCTCGGCCGGTGCGCGGAGCTGACGGCGGAGGCGATGCCGGGCCTGGCGAAGGTGGGCGAGCTCGAGCCGTACTGGATCGAGGTCAACGAGCTGGAGAACGAGGCCGACCGGATCTACCGGCGGGTCCTGGCCCAGCTGTTCGAACCCGGCGCCGACGCCCTCGAAGTCCTGAAGACCAAGGAGGTCGTCGAGCAGTTCGAGCTGGCCGCCGACGCCTTCGAGCACGTGGCCGACGTGGTGCAGACCATCGCGGTCAAGGAGTCGTAG
- a CDS encoding inorganic phosphate transporter produces MTGTAALVAVIVLTLVFDYTNGFHDAANAIASAVSTRALTLRAALILAAVMNLAGALLSTGIAATVAKGIIDVPVGPDALTVVFAALVGATVWNLITWYFGLPSSSSHSLIGGMVGAALAAASTVHWAGIAEKVLIPMVASPLLGLVLGYLAMVGALWLLRRANPHRSGRVFRRFQIVSASALALGHGLQDAQKGMGVIVLALVAAGQQKTFDVPLWVTLACAAALSLGTYSGGLRIMRTLGRRVFPLDPPHGFVAESVASSVLYVTAFAVKAPISTTHVITAAIMGVGATRRLSAVRWGIARDIVLGWVLTFPAAAGVSAAMFFGISALT; encoded by the coding sequence GTGACCGGGACGGCCGCCCTGGTCGCCGTCATCGTGCTGACCCTGGTCTTCGACTACACCAACGGTTTCCACGACGCGGCGAACGCGATCGCGAGTGCGGTGTCGACCCGCGCCCTGACCCTGCGGGCCGCGCTCATCCTGGCCGCGGTGATGAACCTGGCCGGCGCGCTGCTGTCCACCGGCATCGCCGCGACGGTGGCGAAGGGCATCATCGACGTCCCGGTCGGCCCGGACGCGCTCACCGTGGTCTTCGCGGCGCTCGTCGGCGCGACCGTCTGGAACCTGATCACCTGGTACTTCGGGCTTCCCTCGTCGTCTTCGCACTCGCTGATCGGCGGGATGGTCGGCGCGGCGCTGGCCGCGGCGAGCACCGTGCACTGGGCCGGCATCGCCGAGAAGGTGCTGATCCCGATGGTGGCGTCCCCGCTGCTCGGGCTGGTCCTCGGGTACCTGGCGATGGTCGGCGCGCTGTGGCTGCTGCGCCGGGCGAACCCGCACCGCAGCGGCCGGGTGTTCCGCCGCTTCCAGATCGTCTCCGCGTCGGCGCTCGCGCTCGGCCACGGCCTGCAGGACGCCCAGAAGGGCATGGGCGTGATCGTCCTGGCCCTGGTCGCCGCGGGCCAGCAGAAGACGTTCGACGTCCCGCTGTGGGTGACCCTGGCGTGCGCCGCGGCCCTGTCGCTCGGGACGTACTCCGGCGGGCTGCGGATCATGCGGACGCTCGGGCGCCGCGTCTTCCCGCTCGACCCGCCGCACGGGTTCGTCGCGGAGTCCGTGGCGTCGTCGGTGTTGTACGTGACGGCGTTCGCGGTGAAGGCCCCGATCTCGACGACGCACGTGATCACCGCGGCGATCATGGGCGTCGGCGCGACCCGGCGGCTTTCCGCGGTGCGCTGGGGCATCGCGCGCGACATCGTGCTCGGCTGGGTGCTGACCTTCCCGGCCGCCGCCGGGGTGTCGGCGGCGATGTTCTTCGGGATCAGCGCGCTCACCTGA
- a CDS encoding FHA domain-containing protein, with the protein MPAERLDPHRQRSLRHGVAGSVPGTLSALTVTGGVAVPPTPGSRVSFGRNRLEVDVCVGEDDLRISRVHGLLTHDRDRWWLSNTGRSPIRLSDSVLLHRDSEPLPLAAGYTALFLRGTRDREHVLELLVSDGEGTAAPRPTHPTAPPKRWRLTAEEHLVLAVLGQRYLGYDPQPLPLSRQQAAAELGERRPRESWTAKRVEHIVSRVRQRLSDAGVHGLRREEVGEPVGLTLTVNLLRELVLSTTLVPMDLEWLELPDPPVS; encoded by the coding sequence GTGCCCGCCGAACGCCTCGACCCGCACCGCCAGCGCAGCCTGCGCCACGGCGTGGCCGGGTCCGTGCCGGGCACGCTGAGCGCGCTCACCGTCACCGGCGGCGTCGCGGTCCCGCCGACGCCCGGCAGCCGGGTGAGCTTCGGCCGCAACCGGCTCGAGGTCGACGTCTGCGTCGGCGAGGACGACCTGCGGATCAGCCGCGTCCACGGCCTGCTGACCCACGACCGGGACCGCTGGTGGCTGAGCAACACCGGCCGCTCGCCGATCCGGTTGTCCGACAGCGTCCTGCTGCACCGCGACAGCGAACCGCTGCCCCTGGCCGCGGGGTACACCGCGCTGTTCCTGCGCGGGACGCGCGACCGCGAGCACGTGCTGGAGCTGCTCGTCTCCGACGGGGAGGGCACGGCCGCGCCCCGGCCGACCCACCCGACGGCCCCGCCGAAACGCTGGCGGCTCACCGCGGAGGAACACCTCGTGCTGGCCGTGCTCGGGCAGCGCTACCTCGGTTACGACCCGCAGCCGCTGCCCCTGTCCCGGCAGCAGGCGGCGGCCGAGCTCGGCGAGCGGCGGCCGCGCGAGAGCTGGACGGCCAAGCGTGTCGAGCACATCGTTTCCCGGGTCCGGCAACGGCTTTCCGACGCCGGGGTGCACGGGCTGCGGCGCGAGGAGGTGGGCGAGCCGGTGGGCCTGACCCTGACGGTCAACCTGCTCCGGGAGCTGGTGCTCTCGACGACGCTGGTGCCGATGGACCTGGAGTGGCTCGAGCTGCCCGACCCGCCCGTGTCGTAA
- a CDS encoding right-handed parallel beta-helix repeat-containing protein, producing the protein MRGVAGVLLTVAAMVVPTAVGAAGAGPRTRHVGPGSEYPTVQAAADAARPGDTVAIAAGTYPGGLTIRRDGGPGRPIRFTGVGGPAVLTGTGGPAGLLAVGGHSWLEFTGLTVAGSAGFGVYAEGAHDLVFDRFGVDGSGDGGLVLVGTRRVRVTACDIRGTNARGTSADHEALSIASGSSDVEVSGCRVHDNGEEGIDVKYDDAARVKIHHNVVTGNRGPNIYVDSSSTVDVYANVVSGTRNASKAGIGLAVEDYSETRLLSGVRVFDNLSTGNAQAGLDLWVESTGTMRDLTIVGNTFAGNAHGSVHVGGDRFAGTNILRDNVFGDGPVAAGPFTADHNLAGDPGFTDPARGDYHLAPGSAAVDTGSPVLAPAFDLDGVPRPSGAGFDIGAYERR; encoded by the coding sequence ATGCGGGGTGTGGCCGGCGTGCTGCTCACGGTGGCGGCCATGGTCGTTCCGACGGCCGTGGGGGCCGCCGGAGCGGGTCCGCGGACCCGCCACGTCGGGCCCGGCAGCGAGTACCCCACCGTCCAGGCCGCGGCCGACGCGGCCCGCCCGGGTGACACCGTCGCGATCGCGGCGGGCACCTACCCGGGCGGCCTCACCATCCGGCGTGACGGCGGCCCGGGCCGGCCGATCCGGTTCACCGGCGTCGGTGGCCCCGCCGTGCTGACCGGGACCGGCGGCCCCGCCGGGCTGCTGGCCGTGGGCGGGCACTCCTGGCTGGAGTTCACCGGCCTGACCGTCGCCGGGTCGGCCGGGTTCGGGGTCTACGCCGAGGGGGCGCACGACCTCGTGTTCGACCGGTTCGGCGTCGACGGCTCCGGCGACGGCGGGCTCGTCCTGGTCGGCACCCGGCGGGTGCGCGTCACCGCCTGCGACATCCGCGGCACCAACGCCCGCGGCACGTCCGCCGACCACGAGGCGCTCAGCATCGCCTCGGGTTCGTCGGACGTCGAGGTGTCCGGCTGCCGCGTGCACGACAACGGCGAGGAAGGCATCGACGTCAAGTACGACGACGCGGCCCGCGTGAAGATCCACCACAACGTCGTGACCGGCAACCGCGGGCCGAACATCTACGTCGACTCGTCGTCCACAGTGGACGTCTACGCCAACGTCGTGAGCGGGACCCGCAACGCGTCCAAGGCCGGCATCGGGCTCGCCGTCGAGGACTACTCCGAAACCCGGCTGCTCTCGGGCGTCCGGGTCTTCGACAACCTCTCCACCGGCAACGCCCAGGCCGGCCTGGACCTGTGGGTCGAGTCGACCGGGACCATGCGCGACCTCACGATCGTCGGCAACACCTTCGCCGGCAACGCGCACGGCTCGGTGCACGTCGGCGGCGACCGGTTCGCCGGGACGAACATCCTGCGCGACAACGTGTTCGGCGACGGCCCGGTGGCGGCCGGGCCGTTCACCGCCGACCACAACCTCGCCGGCGACCCCGGGTTCACCGACCCGGCCCGCGGCGACTACCACCTCGCGCCGGGCTCGGCCGCCGTCGACACCGGCAGCCCCGTGCTCGCCCCCGCCTTCGACCTCGACGGTGTCCCCCGGCCCTCCGGCGCGGGCTTCGACATCGGCGCCTACGAGCGGAGGTGA
- a CDS encoding serine/threonine-protein kinase, translating into MGSGGRVVADRYRLEEELGQGGMGVVWRAFDLELGRQVSLKRSLDADAGQIRREARIGAGLLHPNVVTVFDTVVDDGDARWLVTEYLAARSLEELVDDGGPLPGDRVRRIGAQLAAALAAMHARGIVHRDVKPGNVLVTEDDVAKLTDLGIARWTEVTRTGGAQLTGTLGYVAPEVAGGGEAGSASDVFSLGATLYAAIEGRSPWGSGEDGPFVQMRRAAGGRPAPAERAGRLGPVLAALMARHPADRPTAAEAAAMLEGDTPKPRRPRRRRRRRLLAMGAPAAVIALAAGFLLTRPPSAAPAGGPNTLGADPAATDPCAAISINALTPFGRAFVDPELKNFGTCVVTTTLADGTGQVQTYLDLTGPLRYPTRPPEPGRMGDIERPEAHDGTCERSISLADTNRIDVASRPVTRAEDAPLCAISESVLSDVLPMLANGPLPRRARPFPAWSLAHVDACGLLDAAATTGLFGRATAPDREFGGWGCTWEHDPRTITVRFTREWPIEPDTDVPGDRIRVGTRSAVVAPVPGGRPACSVQVVHRFYTPALPVLRGTEPNREEIAVVTLEDTGATGGAALCANARTLATAVAGRLP; encoded by the coding sequence GTGGGCAGTGGTGGTCGCGTCGTAGCCGACCGGTACCGGCTGGAGGAGGAGCTCGGACAGGGCGGCATGGGCGTCGTCTGGCGGGCCTTCGACCTCGAACTGGGCCGGCAAGTGTCGCTCAAACGATCCCTCGACGCCGACGCCGGGCAGATCCGGCGGGAGGCGCGCATCGGGGCCGGTCTGCTGCACCCGAACGTCGTCACCGTGTTCGACACGGTCGTCGACGACGGCGACGCGCGCTGGCTGGTCACCGAATACCTGGCCGCACGCAGCCTCGAAGAACTCGTCGACGACGGCGGCCCGCTGCCCGGGGACCGGGTCCGGCGGATCGGCGCGCAGCTCGCCGCGGCGCTCGCCGCCATGCACGCCCGCGGCATCGTCCACCGCGACGTCAAACCGGGCAACGTCCTGGTGACCGAGGACGACGTCGCCAAGCTCACCGACCTGGGCATCGCCCGCTGGACCGAGGTCACCCGCACCGGCGGCGCCCAGCTCACCGGGACGCTCGGGTACGTCGCGCCGGAGGTCGCCGGCGGCGGCGAGGCCGGCAGCGCGTCCGACGTCTTCTCCCTGGGCGCCACCCTTTACGCCGCGATCGAAGGCCGGTCGCCGTGGGGGTCCGGCGAGGACGGCCCGTTCGTGCAGATGCGCCGCGCCGCCGGTGGCCGGCCCGCCCCGGCCGAGCGCGCGGGACGGCTCGGCCCGGTCCTCGCCGCGCTGATGGCCCGCCACCCCGCCGACCGGCCCACCGCCGCCGAGGCCGCCGCGATGCTCGAAGGGGACACTCCGAAGCCGCGGCGGCCGCGCCGCCGCCGCCGGCGACGCCTGCTCGCGATGGGTGCGCCGGCCGCGGTGATCGCGCTGGCGGCCGGGTTCCTGCTCACCCGGCCGCCGTCGGCCGCACCGGCGGGCGGGCCGAACACGCTCGGCGCCGACCCGGCCGCGACGGACCCGTGCGCGGCGATCTCGATCAACGCGCTCACCCCGTTCGGCCGGGCCTTCGTGGATCCCGAGCTGAAGAACTTCGGCACCTGCGTGGTCACGACCACCCTCGCCGACGGCACCGGCCAGGTGCAGACGTACCTCGACCTGACCGGCCCGCTGCGCTACCCGACCCGGCCCCCGGAACCGGGCCGGATGGGCGACATCGAACGCCCCGAGGCCCACGACGGCACCTGCGAGCGCAGCATCTCGCTGGCCGACACCAACCGGATCGACGTCGCCTCGCGCCCGGTGACGCGCGCGGAAGACGCTCCCCTGTGCGCCATCTCCGAGTCGGTGCTGTCCGACGTGCTGCCGATGCTCGCCAACGGGCCCCTGCCGCGGCGGGCCCGGCCGTTCCCGGCGTGGTCGCTCGCCCACGTCGACGCGTGCGGCCTGCTCGACGCCGCGGCGACGACGGGGCTCTTCGGCCGCGCCACCGCCCCGGACCGGGAGTTCGGCGGGTGGGGCTGCACCTGGGAGCACGATCCCCGGACGATCACCGTGCGCTTCACCCGGGAGTGGCCGATCGAGCCGGACACCGACGTGCCCGGCGACCGGATCCGCGTCGGCACCCGCAGCGCCGTCGTCGCGCCGGTGCCGGGTGGCCGGCCCGCGTGCTCGGTGCAGGTGGTGCACCGCTTCTACACCCCGGCGCTGCCGGTGCTGCGCGGCACCGAGCCGAACCGGGAGGAGATCGCCGTCGTCACCCTCGAAGACACCGGGGCGACCGGCGGTGCCGCGCTCTGCGCGAACGCCCGGACGCTGGCGACCGCGGTCGCCGGCCGGCTGCCGTGA